Part of the Natrialbaceae archaeon AArc-T1-2 genome, GGTACGACCCTGACACGAACGTCACAGAGCGGTTCGTGACCGAAGAGCCGTTCGAGAACGAGGACGTCCGAACGGCCCGCGCCGACGAGGCCGACCGCCAGCTCGAGCTGGTCGACCTCGAGTACCGCGGCACCGACGTCGTCGCCGGCCGGGAGGCACACGTCCTCGAGATAGAGGCGAAAGCCGAGGCAGTCGAACGCGGCGTGTCGGTGCTCGTCGGGGACACCGAGTTCGTCTACGCACTCGAGACCGCAGACCCTGCCGACGAGCTGGTCGTCACCGAGCAGACGGTCTGGATCGACGCGGAGTACGGCTACCCGTTACAGGAACGGCTCGTCGTCGACGGCGACGAGGAGTACGTGTTGACCGAACGGTTCGAGACGGTGACGTTCACTGACGACCTCGCAGACGATACGTTCGTGTTCGAGCCGCCCGAGGACGCCGAGGTCGTGACGCTGTCGGAGTGACGACGAGGTTGAGACCGACAGCGGCGACGAGTTGCTCGAATGAACGACTGCCAGAACAGGCGTCCTACGGGTGGGTGTAGTACGCCACCGTCTCGTCGTCCTCGGGTACGCTGTCGATCCGGGCGAAGCCGACGCGTTCGAACTGGACCAGATCGTCGGCTGTGAGGAAAGCGACGCCGGGTTCGGCCCGTCCCGTGACGTCGCCGTCTATCGTCCGCATCCGAACGGGGACGCTCTCGTCTGTGGGAACCCAGTGGACGACGTCGACCTCGCCCTCGCGGACGACCTCGATGTCGTCGTCGGTGTACTCGAGGGCGTCGCCGGTGTAGCGAACACAGCCCAGTCCCTTGAGCCAGACGCGCTCGTCGGAATCGGGGAGGTCTGCGGGCTCTATGGAGACGGCGTCGCCGACGGGGATCTCCCGGACGCCGCGCTCGGCGTGATCGGGATGAAGCGGCGGGTTCGCCTCGTCGGGGACGTTGCCGGCGAGCGGGAGGTCGGTACCCTCCCGGACAAAAAAGCGCCGGTCGGTCTCGTCGTCGACTAACTCGCGGTTGGTAGCGTAGATCGAACTCATCGCGAGGTCGACGTCGCTGGTCGAGGTGCCGAGTTCGACCATCGCGTCGACGATGGCCTCGCCGCGGATCCCCCGACGCCGGAGGCTCGAAAGCGTCGGCGCGCGCGGGTCGTCCCAGCCGTCGAGAACGCCGTCCTCGATCAGCTCTTTGATCGTCGAGGTGCTCATCTTCACGTCGTAGGCGTCGACGTTGACGTGGCCCCAGTGGACGACTTCGGGGTACTCCCAGTCGAAGTAGTCGTAGACGAACCGCTGGCGCTTTGCAGAGTCTTGCAGGTCGATGCCCCGGATGATGTGGGTAATCCCGATCAGGTGGTCGTCGATGCCCGACTGGAAATCGAGCATCGGCCAGCACCGATACTCGCTGGCGTCCTCGCGGGGGTGGGGCGTGTCGATCATCCGGAACGCGACCCAGTCCCGGAGCGCGGGATTTTTGTGCTCGATGTCGGTTTTCACCCGCAAGACCAGCTCGCCGCTTTCGTACTCGCCTGCGATCATCGCCTCGAACTCCTCGAGGACGGTCTCTGTGTCCTTCTCGCGGTGTGGACAGGGCTCACCGGCGTTTTTCAGGTCCGAGAACTCCTCGCCCGGACAGGAACAGGTGTAGGCCCCGCCCAGTTCGATCAGCTCCCTGGCGTGGTCGTAGTAGGTCTCGAGGCGGTCGCTGGCCCGGTAGACGGCGTCGGGCTCGAAGCCGAGGTACTCGAGGTCCTCGAGGATGTCGTCGTAGGCCTCCAGATCGGGCCGTTTCGTCTCGGGATCGGTGTCGTCGAAGCGCACGCAGAACCAGCCGTCGTATCGCTCGCGGTAGGTGCCGATCACCGCGGGCATGCGGGCGTGACCGACGTGCCATGGGCCGTTGGGGTTCGGCGCACACCGCATCCGGACCTCGTCGTACTCGTCGGCGTTGGACAGGTCCGGAAGCGGGTGCTCCTCGCCCTCGTCCTCGGCCTCGAGCGCTTCGAGTTCCTCGGGGGCGAGTTCCTCGAGGCGGTCGCGTTTTTCCTCGGCGGAGAGGTCGTTGACCCGACCGACGACGCCGCCGATGACGCCTGGAATCTCGTCGCCGTGTTCGCGAAAGTCGGGGTTGTCGCCCATCAGCGGTCCCATGATCGCGCCGACGTCGGCGTCGCTGTCGTGTTTGACGGCGTTCAACAGCGCGTGTTTCTCGGCTTCGCGCTCGACGCGCTCGCGTAACTCGTCGTTCATTGGGGTGACGTTTTCGCCCCCTCGTCAAAACCCTCGCGGTGTCGGGTCGAGACGTTCGCAAGCGCGGCGACGAGAAGCGGATCGCACAACTCGAACGACGGGTCGAAAAGCTGGCGAACGAGCGCCAGTGAGGGCGTCGCCCTAGTACCCTCGTTCGATAAGGAAGTTCGCGAGCTCGAGCAACAGGTCGTGGGCCTCGTTCTCCGGCAACACGTCGAGGCGACCCTTCCCGCGATCGACGAGCTCTCGAGCCGTCTCCCGTGCGTATGCGACCGAGCCGGCCGCTTCGAGGGCGGCGACGGCGTCGTCGACCTCGGCTTCGGTGACGTCGTCGACGTCGTCCGTCTCGACGAGGCCGTCGATGTCGACGCCCTGTTCGCGAGCGTGGACGGTGATCAGCGTCTGTTTGTTCTCGACTAAGTCGCTGCCACGCTGTTTGCCGAGTTTCTCGCTTGGCACCGTGAGGTCGAGCACGTCGTCGTGGATCTGGAACGCACGGCCGACGTCGAGGCCGTAGCCGTACAGCGCGTCGACCGTCTCGTCGTCTGCGCCCAGCAAGATCGCAGGAAGACACGCCGACGCGGCGTACAACACCGCGGTCTTCTGTTCGACCATCTCGAGGTACTCTTCGGGCGTGACGTCCTCGCGGTCTTCGAAGTCGACGTCGAGGCTCTGGCCCTCACAGATTTGCGTGCAGGTGTTTGCGAGCACGTCGAGCGCCTCGACCGTTCGTTCGGGTGCTGCGCCCGTCTCGAGCATGATCTCGAAGGCCTTCGAGTAGAGCGTATCGCCCGCGAGAATCGCAGTCTCGAGGTCGTACTCCTTGTGGACGGCCGGCACCCCGCGTCTGAGGTCGTCGTCGTCCATGATGTCGTCGTGGATCAGCGTGAACGACTGGATGACCTCGACGCTGACGGCGGCGTCCATCACGTCGACGGTGTCGGGGTCGGTACACAGCGTCGGGAACTGACGGTAGTCGCCCGACAGCGGATCGACGTCGGCGAGTGCCTCCGCGACGGTGAGCAAGACGGTCGGGCGCAGTCGCTTTCCCCCGGCGTCGAGCAGGTATCGTGAGGCCTCATAGAGACGTTCCGGACACTGAACCGGCAGCTCTTCGGGAATTGCGTCGTTGACCAGTTCGCGACGTTCCCGGACCGCCTCGAGCACCGCCTGCTCCCGTCTCTCGAAACTGGTCATATCAATCGACGAGCTGGATGAGGTTTCCGTTGCGCGAGACGTGGAGGTCGCGGCCCATCCTGTATCCCTCGTCTTCACAGAGGTTCACGTAGCCCGACAGCCCCTTCAGGTCCTGGTGGGCGGGAATGATGTGCTGGGGCTTGAGGGCGTCGAGCATCGTGTAGTGACCTTCCTGGTTGAGGTGGCCCGAGACGTGGATGTCGTCGTAGATGCGAGCGCCCTGCATGCCCAGCAGTTTCTCGGCCTGGTAGCGCTGGCCCTCGTTGGTCGGCTCCGGAATGACCCGTGCGGAGAAGACGACCTTGTCGCCGTCGTCGAGTTCGTACGGCGTCTCGCCGCGAGCCATGCGGGTCAACATCGCACGGGGCTCGCCCTGGTGGCCCGTGACCACAGGTAAGAAATTCTCCTTGCCCTCGTTCATGATCCGTTTGAACGTGCGGTCGACGGACTTGCGGTGACCGAACATCCCGAGATCAGAGGGGAAGTCGACGAAGTCCAGTCGTTCGGCGGTTCCCGAATACTTCTCCATCGACCGGCCCAGCAGGACGGGCTGGCGGCCGATGTCCTTCGCGAACTCGACCAGCGAGGTCACCCGGGCGATGTGTGAGGAGAACGTCGTCGCGACGATCCCGCCGTCGTAATCTTCCATGCTGTAGAGGACGTCCCGCAGGTGCTCGCGGGCGACGTTCTCGCTTGGCGTGCGCCCTTTCTTGTTCGCGTTGGTACAGTCCTCGATGTAACAGAGCACGCCGTTGCCCTCGCGACCGATCTCGCGGAACCGCTTCATGTCGATCGGGTCGCCGATGACCGGCGAGTGGTCCATCCGTTTGTCAAGCCCGTAGACGATCGCGCCCTCGGGCGTGTGGAGGACGGGGTTGATCGCGTCGATGATCGAGTGAGTGACGTTGACGAACTCGAGGTCGACCTGGCCCGAATCGCCGATCGACATCGTCTCGCCGGCGTCCATCTTGATCAGGTCGTTCTCGACGCCGAATTTCTGTTCACCCTCGATCTGCTGTTTGACCAGCTCGATCGTAAACGGCGTCGCCACGATGGGCGCGTTGTACCGGTGGGCGAGTTTGCTGATCGCCCCGATGTGATCCAGGTGACCGTGAGTTGGGACGATCGCTTGGACGTCGCCCTCTAAGTCGGACATGACCCGGTCGTCGGGGATCGCGCCCATGTCGATCAGATCTAAGCTGTGCATCCGTTCGGTTTCGACGTTGTCGTGGATCAGTACCTGCGAGAGGTTCAGACCCATGTCGAAGATGACGACGTCGTCTCCGGCGCGGACGGCAGTCATCTGCCGCCCGACTTCTTCGTAGCCGCCGATTGTCGCGATTTCGATTTCCATGGTTGTAGCACTGAAAGCCGCGTGTCGACTCTCATCGAAACGGTCCGCGGACTCCCGGTTGTGCGGCCCCGGCGTCTTACAGCACGTCGGCCATCCCGCTATGCGCTCGCCGTGGCAGTTCTATGGACGAACGCACTTGCCCGCGGGTCTCGGTACGCGTACCTACGCAGCCAGGTGTTAAAAACACCGTGGGTTGCTCCTCGCCGACGCCGAGATCCGACGATTGGGTCGACACGCCCCGTCCCGACGCCAACAACCCTTCCAAACGTGTGTTGTAACACTCTCCAAAATCCCAAACAATTGTTTCTATAACGATTTAACCCCATCATCCTGGACCATATACACACAGATCTGGACTCTCGTCCAAAGCACGACCGATGGCGACCGATCTCGAGCGGGACCTCGGGCTGTCGGCGGTGATCGCGATCAGCATGGGTGCGATGATCGGCAGCGGCATCTTCATCCTGCCCGGGCTGGCGATGGCGGACGCGGGACCGGCCGTGATCCTCGCGTTCGTCCTCACGGCCGTGCTCGTCGTCCCCGCCGCGTTGAGCATCGCCGAACTCGACGAACTCTGTACCGTCCCGGTCGACTCGCGGATCGTCCGGACGAACGACGCGGTCGACGGTCTCACCGGCGACCTCGAGGACGCGGACGTGGTCCTGTTGAGTACGGTCACCCACCGACGGATCCCACATCTGCTCGTCGAACACCAGTCCGACCGCCTCGCCGCCCGAATCGACGGACCGGTGTTACTCGTCCACTCCAGGGAAACGAAACGCGGCTCGATACTGCGATCTGCCCTCGAGCGGACGCTGTTCGGGTAGTGGGGTGCGTTTCGACGCCGAACTGTCGGTTCGGATCGCGTCGGACGCCGGCTCGAACGAGTCGTCGACGCGTTTGCCAACGCTTAACCGACTCCTCGCCAGTGCATCCCACATGATTCGATCGTTCGACGGACACGTCCCCGAGATCGCCGCGTCGGCGTACGTCGACGAGAGCGCGACCGTCGTCGGTGACGTCACGATAGGCGACGACGTGAGCGTTTGGCCCGGTGCCGTGCTCCGGGGCGACCGCGGAAGGATCGTCCTCGAGGAGGGTGCCAACGTCCAGGACAACGCCACGGTCCACGAGGGTGCCGAGATCGGCCCGTACTCGACCGTCGGGCACAACGCCATCGTCCACGCCGCAACCGTCGGGAAGCGGTGTATGGTCGGGATGGGCGCGATCGTGCTGGACGACTCGACGATCGGCGACGAGAGTCTCGTCGGCGCAAACAGCGTCGTCACCGAGGGAACGGAGATTCCCGACTCGTCACTCGCCGTCGGCACGCCGGCGGAGGTCATCAAGGAGGTCGAAGACTCCTACTGGCACGACGCCGCCGATCGGTACATCGAGCTCTCGGCGACACACGAGGCGACGGGTGA contains:
- a CDS encoding LolA family protein yields the protein MVSNRLVASVCVLAFVAVLGGCVALEPPTSDEPDHKALFEQAFVHGDDLEAVYGERVTEATDGEETATTVHAVAERPYVEYRSEVLESDDPDRVGDVYVSNATTTWWYDPDTNVTERFVTEEPFENEDVRTARADEADRQLELVDLEYRGTDVVAGREAHVLEIEAKAEAVERGVSVLVGDTEFVYALETADPADELVVTEQTVWIDAEYGYPLQERLVVDGDEEYVLTERFETVTFTDDLADDTFVFEPPEDAEVVTLSE
- a CDS encoding glutamate--tRNA ligase, whose protein sequence is MNDELRERVEREAEKHALLNAVKHDSDADVGAIMGPLMGDNPDFREHGDEIPGVIGGVVGRVNDLSAEEKRDRLEELAPEELEALEAEDEGEEHPLPDLSNADEYDEVRMRCAPNPNGPWHVGHARMPAVIGTYRERYDGWFCVRFDDTDPETKRPDLEAYDDILEDLEYLGFEPDAVYRASDRLETYYDHARELIELGGAYTCSCPGEEFSDLKNAGEPCPHREKDTETVLEEFEAMIAGEYESGELVLRVKTDIEHKNPALRDWVAFRMIDTPHPREDASEYRCWPMLDFQSGIDDHLIGITHIIRGIDLQDSAKRQRFVYDYFDWEYPEVVHWGHVNVDAYDVKMSTSTIKELIEDGVLDGWDDPRAPTLSSLRRRGIRGEAIVDAMVELGTSTSDVDLAMSSIYATNRELVDDETDRRFFVREGTDLPLAGNVPDEANPPLHPDHAERGVREIPVGDAVSIEPADLPDSDERVWLKGLGCVRYTGDALEYTDDDIEVVREGEVDVVHWVPTDESVPVRMRTIDGDVTGRAEPGVAFLTADDLVQFERVGFARIDSVPEDDETVAYYTHP
- the idsA3 gene encoding geranylfarnesyl diphosphate synthase encodes the protein MTSFERREQAVLEAVRERRELVNDAIPEELPVQCPERLYEASRYLLDAGGKRLRPTVLLTVAEALADVDPLSGDYRQFPTLCTDPDTVDVMDAAVSVEVIQSFTLIHDDIMDDDDLRRGVPAVHKEYDLETAILAGDTLYSKAFEIMLETGAAPERTVEALDVLANTCTQICEGQSLDVDFEDREDVTPEEYLEMVEQKTAVLYAASACLPAILLGADDETVDALYGYGLDVGRAFQIHDDVLDLTVPSEKLGKQRGSDLVENKQTLITVHAREQGVDIDGLVETDDVDDVTEAEVDDAVAALEAAGSVAYARETARELVDRGKGRLDVLPENEAHDLLLELANFLIERGY
- a CDS encoding ribonuclease J, with translation MEIEIATIGGYEEVGRQMTAVRAGDDVVIFDMGLNLSQVLIHDNVETERMHSLDLIDMGAIPDDRVMSDLEGDVQAIVPTHGHLDHIGAISKLAHRYNAPIVATPFTIELVKQQIEGEQKFGVENDLIKMDAGETMSIGDSGQVDLEFVNVTHSIIDAINPVLHTPEGAIVYGLDKRMDHSPVIGDPIDMKRFREIGREGNGVLCYIEDCTNANKKGRTPSENVAREHLRDVLYSMEDYDGGIVATTFSSHIARVTSLVEFAKDIGRQPVLLGRSMEKYSGTAERLDFVDFPSDLGMFGHRKSVDRTFKRIMNEGKENFLPVVTGHQGEPRAMLTRMARGETPYELDDGDKVVFSARVIPEPTNEGQRYQAEKLLGMQGARIYDDIHVSGHLNQEGHYTMLDALKPQHIIPAHQDLKGLSGYVNLCEDEGYRMGRDLHVSRNGNLIQLVD
- a CDS encoding gamma carbonic anhydrase family protein, which gives rise to MIRSFDGHVPEIAASAYVDESATVVGDVTIGDDVSVWPGAVLRGDRGRIVLEEGANVQDNATVHEGAEIGPYSTVGHNAIVHAATVGKRCMVGMGAIVLDDSTIGDESLVGANSVVTEGTEIPDSSLAVGTPAEVIKEVEDSYWHDAADRYIELSATHEATGDVLDREKTLPER